In one Phyllostomus discolor isolate MPI-MPIP mPhyDis1 chromosome 8, mPhyDis1.pri.v3, whole genome shotgun sequence genomic region, the following are encoded:
- the LOC118502338 gene encoding torsin-1B-like: protein MTQKTADTVADFLLNRIIPRFGLPSSIQSDNGPGFISQIVQQVSTSLGTIWKLHIPYHPQSPVVPIPTPLKVINSPTPFLLKDVPLLQDPERQLQVLAAIEPISMSLAILLPSLPTPSPEKLLGEHLAKEVILKALTGFKSNKDPKEPWTLSLCGWAGTGKNFVSQIVAENLHSKGLKNNFVHLFVSILHFPHEHQIKLYQDQLQRWIQGNVSACVSSVFIFDKMDKLNPRIRRPSSHLLDYYEQVGGVSYQEVIFIFLSMAGGDLITKTDLEFWRAGRKWEDIQLNNLEHMQSVGVFSNKHSGLWCSRLTDRNFRITLVPFCP, encoded by the exons ATGACACAAAAAACAGCAGATACGGTAGCCGACTTCCTCCTCAACCGCATTATCCCACGATTTGGACTGCCCTCCTCTATCCAGTCGGACAACGGCCCAGGCTTCATCTCCCAAATCGTCCAGCAGGTCTCCACCTCCCTCGGCACCATCTGGAAGCTGCACATTCCTTATCATCCCCAGTCTCCTG TGGTCCCCATTCCTACTCCTCTCAAGGTCATCAACTCCCCCACACCTTTCCTCTTAAAGGATGTACCTCTTCTCCAAGATCCCGAACGCCAGCTGCAG GTGCTGGCAGCAATTGAGCCCATCAGCATGTCCCTCGCCATCCTTCTACCTAGCCTACCAACACCCAGCCCT GAGAAGCTGTTAGGAGAGCATCTGGCCAAAGAGGTGATTCTCAAGGCACTGACTGGCTTCAAGAGCAACAAAGACCCCAAGGAACCATGGACTCTTTCCTTATGTGGCTGGGCTGGCACAGGCAAGAATTTTGTGAGCCAAATTGTGGCTGAAAATCTTCATTCAAAAGGCCTAAAGAATAACTTTGTTCACCTGTTTGTATCGATTCTGCACTTCCCTCATGAACACCAGATAAAGCTGTACCAGGACCAGTTACAGAGGTGGATCCAGG GTAATGTGAGTGCCTGTGTAAGCTCCGTGTTCATATTCGACAAGATGGATAAGTTGAACCCCAGGATCAGGAGGCCATCAAGCCACTTGCTAGACTACTACGAGCAGGTTGGAGGTGTGTCTTACCAGGAGGTGATCTTCATCTTTCTCAGTATGGCAGGTGGGGACCTCATAACCAAGACAGACCTTGAGTTTTGGCGGGCAGGAAGAAAGTGGGAAGACATTCAGCTGAACAACTTGGAACACATGCAGTCTGTCGGAGTGTTCAGTAATAAGCACAGTGGCCTGTGGTGCAGCAGACTGACAGACAGAAACTTCAGGATTACTTTAGTTCCTTTCTGCCCCTGA